Within the Bacillota bacterium genome, the region GCGGCCCGAACCGAAGCCCTCCCTCTCGAAGGCGAGCCGGCCCCTCGTCCACGTGGCGAGCACCTCGCCCTCCCGGTCCAGCGCCACCAGGTCCGCGTCCATGCCGGCGGCGATCCGCCCCTTGCGGCCGTCGACGCCGGCGATGCGGGCGGGCGTCCAGCTGGCCATGCGGATCGCCTCCTCCCAGGAGGCGCCGGCGCGGGTGACCATGGTCCGGACCGCGCGGTCCATGGTCAGCGTGCTCCCCGCCAGCGTCCCGTCCGGTAGCCGCACCGCCCCGTCGCGGACCACCACGCGGCGCCCGGTGAACTCGTACTCGCCGTCGCCCAGTCCCGCCGCCGCCACGGCGTCGGTGACCAGCGCCACCTCGTCGGCCCCCCGTGCCGCCAGGACCAGCCGCAGGACGGCGGGATGGAGGTGGATCCCGTCGGCGATCACCTCCACCGTCGCCCGCCGGTCGGTCAGGAAGGCGCCGGGTACCCCCGGCGCCCGGTGGCCCACCGGCGTCATGGCGTCGAAGAGGTGGGTGCAGTGGCGCGCACCGCCGTCGATCGCCCGCTCCGCCTGCTCGTAGCTGGCCATGGTGTGGCCGACGCAGGCGATGATGCCGTGCGCCACCACCGCCGCCAGGAAGCGGCCGCCCGCATCCTCCTCCGGCGCGAAGTCGATCAGGCGGAGCCAACCCCGTCCCGCCTCCACCAGCCGCGCCAGCTCCCCGGTGTCGGGAGGGCGGATCGCCGGCTCGTACTGGGCGCCCTTCTTCGCCTTGCTGATGAAGGGGCCCTCCAGCCGGGCGCCCAGCACCTGGGCCGACGGCGGCTCGGGTCCCTCCTCGGCCAGCGCCGCGATCCGCCGCACCTGCTGCTCGGTCGGCCCGGGCAGCGTGCTGGCCACCGTGGGGAAGAAGGCGGTGACGCCGGTCCGCGGCAGCTCCCGCGCCATGGCGGCGATCTCCCCGGCGCTGCCGGTGGTCACGTCGTGGCCGCGGAAGGCGTGGGTGTGGAGGTCGATCAGGCCCGGCGCCAGCCATGCCTCCCCCAGGTCGATCACCCGGCCGGCCTCGCCCAGGCGGGCGGCGGCCTCCTCGGCGCCCGTCCCCCGCCAGAGATCGAGGATGCGCTGGCCGCGGAGCACCACCGTCACCGGGCCGGCCACCTCCTCCGGGGCATAGACCCGCCCGGCCACCAGCGCGGTCAGGCGCTCCCCGGGCCCTCCTGGCCGCCGGCTCGCTCCTGCTTCCATCCTCGCTTCATCTCCCGCTGCGATGCTCGTCCCGGGCGAGGAGGTGGGCGACCGCCCAGGCCGCGCCGTCCTCCCGCGCCGCCGGCGCCACCACGTCCGCGTGGCGGCGGACCTCGCGGGGGGCGCCGCCCATCACCACCGCGTACCCGGCCGCCTTGAAGGCGGGGACGTCGTTGAAGTTGTCCCCCACCATCACCGTCCGCCGGGGATCGATGCCGTGGAGCCGCGCCACCGCCAGGAGCGCCTCCCCCTTGTCGGAGCCGGGAGGAAGGAAATCCAGCGACGCCTCGGTCACCGCCTCCACCTGGAACTCCGGGAAGAGCGCGCGGTATCGCTCCCGCTCCGCCTCCAGCGCCTCCGGCCGGACCAGCACCGTCAGGTGGGTCGGGGGCGCGTCCAGCCGCTCCACCACCTCCAGCGTCCGCCGGACCGCCCGGAAGCCGACGCGCCGGAAGCGGAGCGCCCGCACCAGCCAGCCCAGCGCCCGTGCCTTCCCCAGGATGGGATCACGGGCGATCCGGTCGCGCCAGGTGCGCCAGCCGACGTACGCCTCCTCCACGCCATAGACCCAGAAGAGCGCCCGCTCCTCCTCCAGGAGGCGCACCGCCCGCAGCGCCGCCTCCCGTTCGAGCCGGCGGACGCGCAGGAGCTCGCCCCCGGGTGCCTGCGCCACCACCGCCCCGTTGGCGCAGGCGACCGGCCCGGAGAACCAGGGGATCTGGCGCAGGATCGGCCGCAGCTCGGGCCAGGAGCGCCCCGTCAGGATGGTCAGGCGCCACCCCGCGGCCTGGGCCTGCTCCATCGCCTGGCGCACGCGGGGCGAGATCACGCCGCCGTACGGGATGAGCGTCCCGTCCACGTCGAAGGCCAGGAGTCCCGACCCCTCCTGCGCCTCGGGCTGCAGCCGCGCCTCCAACCTTCAC harbors:
- the nagA gene encoding N-acetylglucosamine-6-phosphate deacetylase: MEAGASRRPGGPGERLTALVAGRVYAPEEVAGPVTVVLRGQRILDLWRGTGAEEAAARLGEAGRVIDLGEAWLAPGLIDLHTHAFRGHDVTTGSAGEIAAMARELPRTGVTAFFPTVASTLPGPTEQQVRRIAALAEEGPEPPSAQVLGARLEGPFISKAKKGAQYEPAIRPPDTGELARLVEAGRGWLRLIDFAPEEDAGGRFLAAVVAHGIIACVGHTMASYEQAERAIDGGARHCTHLFDAMTPVGHRAPGVPGAFLTDRRATVEVIADGIHLHPAVLRLVLAARGADEVALVTDAVAAAGLGDGEYEFTGRRVVVRDGAVRLPDGTLAGSTLTMDRAVRTMVTRAGASWEEAIRMASWTPARIAGVDGRKGRIAAGMDADLVALDREGEVLATWTRGRLAFEREGFGSGR
- a CDS encoding HAD family hydrolase, whose amino-acid sequence is MEARLQPEAQEGSGLLAFDVDGTLIPYGGVISPRVRQAMEQAQAAGWRLTILTGRSWPELRPILRQIPWFSGPVACANGAVVAQAPGGELLRVRRLEREAALRAVRLLEEERALFWVYGVEEAYVGWRTWRDRIARDPILGKARALGWLVRALRFRRVGFRAVRRTLEVVERLDAPPTHLTVLVRPEALEAERERYRALFPEFQVEAVTEASLDFLPPGSDKGEALLAVARLHGIDPRRTVMVGDNFNDVPAFKAAGYAVVMGGAPREVRRHADVVAPAAREDGAAWAVAHLLARDEHRSGR